In Verrucomicrobiota bacterium, one genomic interval encodes:
- a CDS encoding LamG domain-containing protein, whose protein sequence is MLKQALSITILALASVGSTSLAQDNRVLELIRGVDQQAKTLLTPNILETNTWFHFAAVSGSGGMKLYVNGVLRVTHRPGLRLKAGTRLDLQLNSSDPGLISGTVVSFNGAPQTEVVVQANVSDRAAGIYDN, encoded by the coding sequence ATTTTGAAGCAGGCTCTTAGCATCACGATCCTCGCATTGGCTTCCGTGGGCTCGACGTCGCTGGCCCAAGACAACCGCGTCCTCGAACTGATTCGCGGCGTGGACCAACAGGCGAAGACGCTCCTGACCCCGAATATTCTCGAAACCAACACTTGGTTCCATTTCGCGGCGGTTTCGGGATCGGGCGGAATGAAGCTGTACGTGAACGGCGTCTTGCGGGTGACTCACCGGCCGGGGTTGCGATTGAAGGCGGGGACTCGATTAGATTTGCAGCTCAATTCCTCTGATCCGGGCTTGATTTCTGGAACGGTCGTGTCGTTTAACGGCGCGCCACAAACCGAGGTTGTTGTTCAAGCCAACGTCAGCGATCGCGCCGCAGGAATCTATGACAACTGA